From Plasmodium knowlesi strain H genome assembly, chromosome: 6, one genomic window encodes:
- a CDS encoding inner membrane complex protein 1m, putative has protein sequence MCDSICKNEKKYVLGPAPSPCTTMEDYAVFEPAANPVIKNIVQETTIHVPKIEYKENIVHVPKVEYRTYPVVKDVETPIYRERYRYKDVQVPQKKLRVKPVYKVVDVPQYKYVNKYVKRKYKRFQYVPKEVPVPFRPRREIYTEIPIRRYIPQYMENGPIEPDMSYNSAYNLQGELPLFEGYNDNFLNMLNPFSGYTSRKKDNCFLSCLCNGKNEESLMHEMDPLLFNDAVYTHSRGNMYDMRSSYELPPEPYNTFAYNTCPLVIHKKENNFYDRMIETTSNLLATAGVALVLAGKLGLQGISLLVGGADKGSHTGGGVGSGGDPYMLDGGRRDPHKERKVKEKQIKSQSGRNATKRATK, from the exons ATGTGCGACagtatttgcaaaaatgaaaagaagtatGTCTTGGGGCCTGCCCCCTCGCCTTGCACCACTATGGAGGACTACGCCGTTTTTGAA CCCGCAGCAAACCCGGTTATAAAGAACATAGTGCAAGAAACTACAATCCACGTGCCCAAAATAGAGTACAAGGAAAATATCGTCCACGTGCCCAAAGTTGAATACAGAACATACCCCGTCGTCAAGGATGTGGAAACACCCATATATCGAGAAAGGTACAGGTACAAAGACGTCCAAGTTCCCCAAAAGAAGTTGAGGGTCAAGCCAGTGTACAAAGTAGTAGATGTGCCTCAGTACAAATATGTCAATAAGTATGTGAAGAGAAAGTACAAACGATTTCAATATGTACCAAAGGAAGTCCCTGTACCTTTTAGACCCAGGAGAGAAATTTATACAGAAATCCCCATCCGTAGATATATCCCTCAATATATGGAAAATGGTCCCATAGAACCAGACATGAGTTATAATAGTGCTTATAACCTCCAGGGAGAATTACCCCTCTTTGAAGGGTAtaatgacaattttttaaatatgttgAATCCGTTTAGTGGGTATACAAGCAGAAAGAAAGATAACTGCTTTTTGAGCTGCCTTTGTAATGGGAAGAATGAGGAGTCATTAATGCACGAAATGGATCCTCTGCTTTTTAACGATGCAGTTTATACACACAGTAGGGGTAACATGTACGACATGAGGAGTAGCTATGAATTGCCCCCCGAACCGTACAACACATTTGCCTATAATACTTGCCCACTTGTTatacataaaaaggaaaataatttttatgacAGAATGATTGAGACAACGTCTAACTTGTTGGCGACAGCTGGGGTAGCTCTTGTGCTGGCGGGTAAACTGGGTCTGCAGGGCATATCTCTTCTCGTGGGGGGTGCTGACAAGGGGAGTCATACAGGGGGCGGTGTTGGGTCTGGCGGTGATCCGTATATGCTTGATGGGGGTAGACGTGACCCGCATAAAGAGAGGAAGGTTAAGGAAAAGCAAATTAAGAGTCAAAGCGGAAGAAACGCCACAAAAAGGGCAACCAAATAG
- a CDS encoding WD repeat-containing protein, putative: protein MMNEAIEEDLSYEDLRNDEVDLINIGAVDVEGEEEDEEEGEENSSYNSSDKTNVSSDVQLIKFKEQNISYYKRFYANKSIYCVNSFKKWIYFGSINNSCYLYNNFDDDLRNFVHEGVSGVNLVSSINPKISLQNLKHHKYTDTVTNIKFSKSYMYIALSIYNGDIYIYNNNNMNKSEILNYNITNFKNNINNSNSLLHIYNWNVHMSNFKKEENEWITEDMDFVNMLTINDANNKKDIEYFMFCPFNEEILLSIYLDSPNIYIWNIRQNTPISITYTVHIPTFINICNYGNNFYLIAGFHSGETHVYDYNVYNMKKRNEGKKHEYRFKGESGNGNGSEQQQLNQSHSAHKIMSEELDNCNDVLCIDNNLSNEIYVATHRNVIQICSVNNNSVISTYQNLHTDLVDYCLFNNKRNNIFASSSLDNSIIVYDYHSKKYINKFIVNYDFNKVDTNDQMEKGINFLRWINTNLLLFSSLNGNIYIYDIRSRKCIHQFYSHTDTIFNVHLSLHLYDQKKILSILTASDDRSSNMHFLDISDFI from the coding sequence ATGATGAACGAAGCGATCGAGGAGGACCTGTCATATGAGGATTTGAGGAATGATGAAGTTGACCTCATTAACATCGGTGCAGTCGAtgtggaaggagaagaagaggacgaggaagagggagaagaaaactCAAGCTACAATAGCAGTGACAAAACGAATGTCTCCTCAGATGTGCAGTTAATAAAATTCAAGGAGCAAAATATTTCCTACTACAAAAGATTTTACGCCAACAAAAGTATCTACTGTGTGAATTCCTTTAAGAAGTGGATCTACTTTGGGAGTATCAACAACAGCTGCTACTTGTATAACAATTTCGATGACGACCTCAGGAATTTCGTACACGAGGGGGTTAGCGGTGTTAACTTGGTTAGTAGTATTAACCCGAAAATCAGTCTACAGAATTTGAAGCACCACAAGTACACGGACACCGTAACAAACATAAAGTTCTCCAAAAGTTACATGTACATTGCCCTGTCTATATACAATGGGGATATCTACATctacaacaataataatatgaacaaatcAGAAATCTTAAATTACAATAttacaaattttaaaaataatattaacaATAGTAATTCTTTGCTTCACATTTACAACTGGAATGTTCACATGagtaattttaaaaaggaagaaaatgagtgGATTACTGAGGACATGGATTTTGTAAATATGCTAACCATTAATGATGCAAATAATAAGAAGGATATTGAGTACTTTATGTTTTGTCCCTTTAATGAGGAAATCCTTTTAAGCATTTATTTGGACTctccaaatatatatatatggaataTTCGACAGAACACCCCTATTAGCATTACCTACACGGTGCATATCCCTACGTTCATCAACATTTGTAATTATGGGAACAACTTTTATCTGATCGCTGGGTTCCACAGTGGAGAGACACATGTGTACGATTATAATGTGTACAATATGAAAAAGCGTAATGAGGGTAAGAAACATGAGTATAGATTTAAGGGTGAAAGCGGAAACGGGAACGGTTCGGAACAACAACAATTGAACCAGTCGCATTCTGCACATAAAATTATGAGCGAAGAACTGGACAATTGCAATGATGTACTCTGCATCGACAATAATCTTTCGAATGAAATTTACGTAGCTACGCACCGAAACGTAATTCAAATTTGCAGCGTGAACAACAACAGTGTCATCAGCACGTATCAGAACCTGCACACGGACCTGGTGGACTACTGTCTCTTCAACAACAAGCGCAATAATATTTTCGCGTCATCTTCCCTCGACAATAGCATCATTGTGTACGACTACCATTccaaaaaatacattaacaAGTTTATTGTGAACTACGATTTTAATAAAGTTGACACAAACgaccaaatggaaaaaggaatcaACTTCCTCAGATGGATTAACACAAACctgctccttttttcaaGTCTTAATGGaaacatttatatttatgaTATTCGGTCTAGGAAGTGCATCCATCAGTTCTACAGTCATACGGATACAATATTCAACGTGCACTTGTCCCTACATTTGTATgaccagaaaaaaattttgtccattctaACCGCCAGTGACGATCGCTCCTCAAACATGCATTTCCTGGACATCTCCGATTTTATCTAG
- a CDS encoding KIR protein, whose protein sequence is MSGGKKTDQCSGKLPSEQKYEALGKEKNCIANHGDQTKNGNIVNNLMGTMDLWLSNKDDARQIVEAYCHASTEAVSDSTDYYDSCHFFYFWLGDLLKDKFKITNLDLNSVMDPVYKRLEDFQFRSGMQKRNCKNLYPLIGKSIFDLYKIIFDYSYNFNTLQASSDQGQKEHLCKDECTEYVAAAERAYEKVKGNCNEPNANSDPWCKDFTGAYKNHFETNGKPKLPCTITSKGHRDESECRENSLSDLGDLSGPLTKDHLGKLPSKMIYKELRDGEDKDKCDKELMESTETQLKSALNGYACDEICREKIISAWCLVTRGMGDRCDLQEKERYDFFYLWLVEQLFAEKGQIDSFCGLVKEIKKALTEMYAGQDCDILCTDKMDKNFFSNAKEVYDYYKDHAGIMQQVGSGGRLCNQEYKNHLKSIVSACEAVNTYCKNGQYNSTPYCSWFNGESDGKNYCDQTELAKLTCTTPSGSSGHSSSVSGSSSGGGSGGVGGMVGGGLASVALPAVGLLLYKYTDVFDGIKKSLFGGLNNGNNRRGRRSTFRHNEQHFDGFDSSTLGDDSSTLGGDGSTTLGGGGGESSTLGGSSTDISTIYDDGERRRRPSPASTKPYNTRQSRNIRYGRI, encoded by the exons atgtcaGGTGGAAAa AAAACGGACCAATGTTCAGGGAAGTTACCATCCGAGCAGAAATATGAGGCACtcggaaaagagaagaactGCATTGCAAATCATGGAGATCAAACTAAGAATGGAAACATAGTGAATAATCTGATGGGAACAATGGACTTATGGCTGTCGAATAAGGATGACGCCCGGCAAATTGTAGAAGCGTATTGCCATGCGAGCACAGAAGCAGTGAGTGATTCAACAGATTACTATGATTCgtgccactttttttatttttggttAGGTGATTTATTAAAGgacaaatttaaaataacAAATCTTGATCTTAATAGTGTCATGGATCCGGTCTATAAAAGATTGGAGGATTTTCAATTTAGGAGTGGAATGCAGAAaaggaattgtaaaaatttatacCCCCTTATTGGCAAAAGTATTTTCGACCtctataaaataattttcgaTTACTCCTACAATTTCAATACTTTACAAGCATCCTCGGATCAGGGGCAGAAAGAGCACTTGTGTAAGGATGAATGCACCGAATATGTAGCAGCAGCAGAGAGAGCATATGAAAAGGTGAAGGGTAATTGTAATGAACCTAATGCTAATAGTGATCCATGGTGTAAAGATTTTACGGGAGCATATAAAAACCATTTTGAGACTAATGGGAAACCGAAATTACCATGCACCATCACGTCAAAAGGGCATAGGGACGAATCGGAATGTAGAGAAAACTCCCTCTCAGATCTGGGTGATCTGTCGGGACCACTTACA AAAGACCATTTAGGAAAATTACCGTCCAAAATGATATACAAGGAATTAAGAGATGGTGAAGATAAAGATAAATGTGATAAGGAGCTCATGGAAAGTACGGAGACTCAGTTGAAAAGTGCACTAAATGGGTACGCTTGTGATGAGATATGTAGAGAGAAAATTATAAGTGCTTGGTGTCTTGTAACTAGGGGCATGGGGGATAGGTGCGATCTGCAGGAGAAGGAACGATACGATTTCTTTTACTTGTGGTTGGTGGAACAATTGTTTGCGGAGAAGGGACAAATTGATTCATTTTGTGGTCTtgtgaaagaaataaagaaggcaTTGACGGAAATGTATGCCGGTCAGGATTGTGACATTCTGTGTACTGATAAAATGGACAAGAACTTCTTTAGCAATGCGAAAGAAGTGTACGACTATTACAAGGACCATGCTGGAATAATGCAGCAGGTAGGGTCGGGGGGGCGTCTATGCAATCAGGAATATAAGAATCACCTGAAAAGCATTGTTTCCGCATGTGAAGCGGTAAATACATACTGCAAGAATGGGCAATATAACAGTACTCCATATTGTAGCTGGTTCAATGGCGAAAGTGATGGTAAAAATTACTGTGATCAAACAGAACTAGCAAAATTAACATGTACAACCCCCTCAGGTTCTTCCGGTCACAGTTCTTCTGTTTCCGGTTCATCTTCTGGTGGTGGTAGCGGTGGTGTAGGAGGCATGGTTGGTGGTGGATTAGCTTCTGTAGCATTACCAGCTGTCGGCTTACTTTTATACAAA tatactgatgtatttgatggaataaaaaaatccctcTTCGGTGGACTCAATAACGGCAACaacagaagaggaagaagatctaCTTTTCGACACAATGAGCAACACTTTGACGGCTTCGATTCTTCTACATTAGGAGACGATTCTTCCACACTAGGTGGTGATGGTTCCACCACCCtcggtggtggtggtggggaATCGTCCACCTTAGGTGGTAGCTCCACCGATATTTCTACCATATATGATGATGGAGAACGACGACGTCGACCATCACCAGCATCCACGAAGCCATATAATACACGACAAAGCAGAAATATTCGTTATGGAAGAATATAA
- a CDS encoding LEM3/CDC50 family protein, putative has translation METPEEETKFQLISVNRRACEDILSSVKKRGRCVAVPVHGRPVEEGGEKKASQSQPLAQSDQLAGRLPPPPQQINKKAVSFESKFLTKKSLEEEDDNRGGGATYSVKIATFEKKKSDNLLFRKKKSCIYNENKYNKFMDAFKQQELKKIKKFHHVYKWKVALVILLILTISFTMIGIFIYYESSRVIEVDIDYDSEDTFKTFSVSHEMKQPVYVYYKINNFYSNFKTFLSDESQALINDFKCNYIKTFEDIYKFRCVNGVQTLPEMNNDFATSGWGDKNERFSSKETCDINSIPSDQRKRKIFPCGLVSASIFNDKIKLSLKKKIFNIDKFPVLNYYDFFSYIKKHKKYSSDYKVWLNTFSAEYKNWFHPPMTSSFIKPYGVIFEDLQPGEDYKIEFTQNTWPAKHWKAKKSFQLVSLRAVGNSAYELAYFFFLLAIIYLIVIIVMILLLKSGYYKLGKTFSYCKMSTVSNATEQTFFRKKSSMKRMEAVGSQKTTGAHVAEATHTAKGSFPVEPDGQREKSSSNERVSIVLGNSSRMCLCPMH, from the coding sequence ATGGAGACCCCGGAGGAAGAGACGAAGTTCCAGCTCATATCGGTTAATAGACGGGCATGCGAAGATATTCTGAGTTCTGTGAAGAAGAGGGGCCGCTGCGTGGCCGTGCCGGTTCATGGTCGCCCGGTGGAAGAggggggagagaagaagGCATCACAGTCGCAACCATTAGCACAGTCTGACCAATTGGCCGGGCGATTACCGCCCCCCCCTCagcaaataaacaaaaaggcGGTGTCTTTTGAGAGCAAGTTTCTCACGAAGAAGAGCTtagaagaggaggatgacAATCGAGGAGGAGGCGCAACATATTCAGTAAAAATCGCAAcgttcgaaaaaaaaaaaagtgacaatttacttttcagaaaaaaaaaatcctgcATATATAATGAGAACAAGTACAACAAATTCATGGACGCATTCAAACAAcaggagttaaaaaaaataaaaaaatttcaccaTGTGTACAAATGGAAGGTAGCACTAGTGATCCTTCTGATCTTAACCATCTCCTTTACCATGATTGGAATCTTCATTTATTATGAGTCAAGTCGCGTAATCGAAGTGGATATAGATTACGACTCAGAAGACACATTCAAAACGTTTTCCGTGTCACATGAAATGAAGCAACCAGTCTATGTCTACTACaagataaataatttttacagcaattttaaaaccttcctttcagATGAATCACAAGCTTTGATAAATGATTTTAAATGTAATTATATAAAGACATTCGaggatatatataaattcaGATGTGTTAATGGTGTGCAGACCCTTCCTGAAATGAACAACGACTTTGCTACTAGTGGATGGGGAGATAAAAATGAGAGGTTCAGTAGCAAGGAAACGTGTGATATTAATTCGATTCCGTCAGATcaaagaaagaggaagataTTTCCTTGTGGATTAGTTTCTGCTTCGATTTTTAATGACAAAATTAAACTttccttgaaaaaaaaaatattcaacaTTGATAAATTTCCGGTGTTAAATtattatgattttttttcctatataaagaagcacaaaaaatatagctCCGATTATAAGGTATGGCTTAATACCTTTTCTgcagaatataaaaattggtTTCACCCCCCTATGACTTCTTCGTTTATTAAACCTTATGGAGTCATTTTTGAAGACTTACAACCAGGGGAGGATTATAAAATTGAGTTCACACAGAATACATGGCCTGCAAAACATTGGAAGGCAAAGAAGTCATTTCAGTTAGTTTCTTTGCGAGCTGTAGGTAACAGCGCCTATGAATtagcttattttttttttctgcttgcTATAATATACCTGATCGTTATTATCGTTATGATACTTTTGCTCAAATCCGGGTACTACAAATTGGGAAAGACTTTTTCCTACTGTAAAATGTCTACTGTTAGTAACGCCACTGAGCAAACTTTTTTTCGGAAGAAGTCTAGCATGAAGAGGATGGAGGCAGTAGGATCGCAGAAAACGACTGGTGCTCATGTGGCAGAAGCGACTCACACGGCCAAGGGGTCCTTTCCTGTGGAACCCGATGGCCAACGCGAGAAGAGCAGTTCCAATGAGCGCGTCTCCATAGTCCTTGGCAACAGTTCGAGGATGTGTCTTTGTCCCATGCACTAG
- a CDS encoding merozoite TRAP-like protein, putative, with the protein MASFKSLLLNIFFFSLIHISCELIRDKRCEQWDSWSPCKNGISTRICLTDKSVTDKMTCTMCNIWGEWSACQNGKRHRKIVNCPFIREDQDCDPNNSNEENARNNTTIYFNNYDDEQGDNFEETLEEESNLPVTGDNSEPVFLERNSHGERKQQGMRESFAHVDEVDTTAQEHNDMLTDTTPSEASPPADDASENHAKSPNPDELNEPHINSDGAQTDATYDPSSHNPADDQSDTAPFSKPKRAKNFRDHKFDDFSSTPGEGQNKNHAEGDTHRQSFKEQQGNQHEQSKNEWRKKHNAGTGSGGAPKFNQTYIASGMGLLFLVSGSAASYALYNGKYKQLNEEAKNENFEVIFNEDMKARDNSKSMYEDEFWALG; encoded by the coding sequence atggctagcttCAAGTCATTATtgttaaatattttcttcttttctttgatACATATAAGCTGCGAGCTCATTAGGGATAAAAGATGCGAACAATGGGATTCGTGGTCTCCTTGCAAGAATGGAATTAGCACGAGGATATGCTTAACGGACAAATCCGTAACAGATAAGATGACCTGCACGATGTGTAACATTTGGGGAGAATGGTCTGCttgtcaaaatggaaagagacACAGAAAAATAGTTAACTGTCCTTTCATTAGGGAAGATCAGGATTGTGATCCAAACAATTCGAACGAAGAAAACGCAAGAAATAATACCACCAtttattttaacaattaTGATGATGAGCAAGGAGACAACTTCGAAGAGActttggaggaagaaagcaaTTTACCCGTCACAGGCGATAACAGCGAACCGGTTTTCCTCGAAAGGAATTCACATGGGGAACGAAAACAGCAAGGCATGAGAGAAAGTTTCGCACATGTTGACGAAGTGGACACGACTGCACAGGAGCACAACGATATGTTGACAGACACAACCCCCTCTGAAGCGTCACCCCCTGCAGATGATGCGAGCGAGAACCATGCGAAATCCCCCAACCCAGATGAACTGAATGAACCGCATATTAATAGTGATGGAGCACAAACGGATGCAACATATGATCCGAGCAGCCACAACCCCGCAGATGACCAAAGCGACACAGCCCCATTCAGTAAACCAAAAAGAGCAAAGAATTTCCGAGATCATAAGTTTGACGATTTTTCAAGCACTCCTGGGGAAGGCCAAAATAAGAACCATGCCGAGGGGGATACGCATCGACAGAGCTTCAAAGAACAACAAGGAAATCAGCATGAACAGAGCAAAAAtgagtggagaaaaaaacacaatGCAGGAACGGGAAGTGGAGGTGCACCAAAGTTTAACCAAACATACATTGCCAGTGGAATGGGTCTTCTCTTTCTCGTAAGTGGAAGTGCCGCTAGCTATGCCTTGTACAATGGCAAGTACAAGCAACTCAATGAAGAAGcaaagaatgaaaatttcGAAGTCATATTTAATGAAGATATGAAGGCTAGGGATAACAGCAAGTCTATGTACGAGGATGAGTTTTGGGCCCTCGGTTAA